The sequence CTGGCAAAGCCGCCGGTCTGTCCTGCGGCCAAGAGAGCGCTGGGGAGCCCCACCTTGAAAGTCTTCAGCAACAATGCAAAGACTGAGAGTGGAGTCCAGAGGGAAAATCTGAAACTCGAGATTTTGAAGAACATCATCAACAGCTCTGAAGGCTCCAGCTCAGGCTCAGGGCATAAGCACGGTCCCCGAAATTGGCCACCCCACAGGGCCGATTCGACAGAGCTGAACCGACACTCGTTCGCCGAATCCTTGAAGGTTTACCCCACACAGGGCCggagcagcccccaggagagcagctccaaTGTCAGCAGAAGGCTCCTAGATCAGTCAGCAGAGACTTTCTTGCATGTCTCTCACAGCTCTTCAGACATTAGGAAAGTAACTAGTGCAAAGCCCTTAAAAGCAATACCCTGCAGTAGTTCAGCCCCACCTCTGCCTCCAAAGCCCAAAATCGCTGCCATTGCCACCTTGAAATCCCCAGAGATTGAGGCGGTGGAGTCTGGATGCGGAGTTAGTAGAAGACCCTCCCTACAGCGGTCAAAATCAGACTTAAGCGACAGATACTTTCGTGTTGACGCAGACGTTGAACGATTCTTTAACTACTGCGGACTGGATCCTGAAGAGCTTGAAAACCTTGGGATGGAAAACTTTGCAAGGGCTAACTCTGATATTATATCCCTCAACTTTCGCAGTGCAAGCATGATTAGCTCAGACTGTGAACAGTCTCAGGACAGCAACAGTGACCTTAGAAATGATGACAGTGCCAATGACCGTGTGCCATACGGCATTTCTGCCATTGAAAGGAATGCCAGAATCATCAAGTGGTTGTATAGCATCAAGCAAGCTAGAGAGTCACAGAAAGTGTCCCATGTGTGAGAGAGAAATCCACCATAGAAAGAAGCAAGGACTGTATCTTTGTCTGTGAATATTCAGTTTGTGAAGGGTTGTGAAGTCTACTTGAAGTCTTGTACCCTTCTCAAATCTCTTTGTGTTGCTTGTTGTGCAATGTTTCCAAGTTGCATGCCTGTCAACATGTGAGCTGACCTGGCTTCCACTTGAACAGTAACTAACTACAAAGCCTGGCTGAGCATACACATTATCTGCCAAAAGTTTAAGACAAGAATCTGATTAGGGCTTCAGTATAATCCAAGTGTTTACATGGAAAGGTTATATGACTTCTTTGGTATTTATGTGGTTCCTCGTGGATTTTATATATGTCACTTTTTGTCTTAATACAGATATTGTCAACTGACTTTACTCGTTTCCAAGTTGAAACAGAATCCCtttggggggaagaaaagtGGAATTGGCTCAAATACGAGGTTTAGGCATACAACGATAGGCAAAGCAGCCTTATCTTTTGTAGAAAGTGCATTATTGGCACACAAAAGCTGTTTCTAAAAGGCAAAGAATGCTATGTTCTTAAATTATGTATCGTTGTTAAGCTATATATCCCTACTTGTAGTAAGGCACTGTTCAgtgaaagtttatttttcctagGTAAGCTCCCTCTGTTTTACAGCAGAGGTAGTCTAGTGAATCTGCTTGACCTCTGATAAACTAAATGAGACTTGCACTTGGGTTGGTGTAAGcattttaatgattttgtaTTATGCCAGTTGGAAAAACTTAAAGAAGGTTGGAGTCAACAGATGAAAATGGTGCAGGTGCAGGATTTTGTGGGTTTGATTTTTACTCAAAGATTCCTGGTCTTAAACTTTTGACAGGAATAATTAGATCCTATAGCTGATATTGAATGCCTTTATTAGTCAAAACACATCATGACTACAAATTCCATgctgtcttaattttttttgtagacCTATTTGAAGAGTTAGTGAACAAAAATGGAAACACACAGCCATATCAATATAACGCCTCCTATTCAGAAGTAAATACGCTCAGTAGCTGAACTATATCTGAAAAAATGTGATTATGTTGTCTTGCATATGTTATATCTAAGGCTGTGAAAGTTTGTTCCAGCTCTAGGAAAGTGTAGAAACATGACAGTATgtagcttttcttttctctttttttttcctccttaagaCGGTTAGTGCTGCGAATCAACCTGTTACAAATCTTTCAACAATCTGTCTTCCCAGTGGTTTAATTAACTGTCACTTCAACTGACAGTGGTGGTGTGGTAGTGGAGGAGTTGAAAGTACAGTGGTCTGCTTCATTATTATTGTATTCAAGCTTTGAAGTAAATTGCAGCACTACCTTATACTACATCAGCTAATAGGAAACTTTTTTATTGTGTAAATGCTGTAAGACTTTGTATATACTTCAGTTGTTACAAAATCTTTAAAAGGAAGAGTGTTATGCTAATAAAAGCTCCTGGTGCAGGTATGgtaggggttttttgttcttattttcaCCCCTCCCATCCTTAAAACTGTATCAGGAACTCAATTGCAGTGTGTTTTAGTGCTGTAGAAGGTCTTGGTTAAATAATAGTTCCAGTAAAAGGTTTCTTTTACTAAAGTGCTTttcagaatataattttttataaaataactATAGCAGCATGATCTGTCTGGAGAACTAGAAGAGATTTTCAAGACTCCTAAAATAGCTTGCTTCTTCCTTACCTAGCAATGTTACTGTTCCCGTTTATAGCATCTGTTCGTAATGAATCACCGCAGTCTTCTGAATTATTCTTCAGTAGTgcttatttatatatttgaatattaaaGATGTTTTACAAAGTCGGgttctctcttttctctgagAAGCCTGTAGCCCAGCTTATAACAGATAGCTATAGTTAATGCAGGCAAGACTGGAAGTGGAGCCATGCAGTCATTTGTTTCCTATGGAATTATCCTACATCCAGTTTTATATAATTGTTCTCTAAATGTTTGTTTATGGAGGGAGGGAAGCACACATTCAGTTTCAGCACACATTCAGCTTCAGGAGGCTACTCTGTGATTTTTACAGTTGACTTCACAACCTAAGACTTACAACATTCCTAGCTCagacaaaaaagaataaaaaagaggaGCTCTGTATTTCAGCTACAGGCCCATTTGTGACATTTTAAGCTCCATGGGCTTCAGTTGGCATTGACATCACACTGGTTTTTCAAGCATATTTTTCCAATAGTAAGTTCTACTCAGTTCAGTGACTGTTTTGCCAAGGAAAATAATGCTTGAGGGATTAAAGCCAAGTGTAAAGCAGCTGTAcagcaatgaaataaagaagttaaaaccaaaataaaaaatgcaccCACATTGTTCTCTCTCAAGTGTTTTAAGAATGATGATAAACATGCTATCTCAAGTGTTGTCAGCCAAAAACAGTAATAAAGAAGCTTTTATAACTAGAAAATGGATTAGAGCATATGCTAGTATTCTGAATTTGTTTCCCAAGGTTTGTTGGGAAGCCATAAATTCTTGAGAAATCAAATTCATTTCCTTTTAATCACAAAAGGGGTTGTAAGCTATCTGTAAGAGGGGGTTTCCTCACCCAAAATCTTAGGCAGCACCTTTGGAACAGCACAGGTGCTGATCTGCCTTTGCTGTCCCTGCTTCCTATGGTGTGCACATGGATAAGATTTTACAGGGCATAGACCTTCAGTCAGCTGGGCTTGCAACTCTGGTGAGGTTGCAGTAATAGAAATCATGGGATTGCAGAATGTTCGCAAGGCTTTGAATAAGCAGGTAACAATTGCCTTTATTTGTCACTTTATTAGCGTTTATGCagatattatttaattattagtCACCCCAGGACCATAGTCTTGTTTTTACCTGTATGTTTGCATAAAATCTAAATCATTAGTGTCTGATTGTTTTTGTATTCAAATGGGAATAACCATTCTATACCATATAATGTTATATATTACCTGCCTTTGCAGGCAGGTAATCCTGTCGTGTCAAGAGTGCATTCTGCCTTAGGAGACTTCTGAGTGCTGAATGCTGACTCCACAAAGAGCTGTAACCAGCTGAAATGCTGCATCAGGGACCTGTTCTGgtcctgttcctgctgtgtCCAGCAGGCATTTACCCAGGTACGAAGTGCACAGCAGGTGTTCACAGCTCTTGTTACAGCTCTGGAGGGAAATGCAAGCCTGTCCTGTGAAAGCTGGAACTGACAGTACTGGCCACAGCAGtggagaaaaatgcagtatGTCTTCAGTGGTTGGTATGAactcatacacacacacatacacacagacaaTAGAAACCACCACAGAGGTTTATGGTGGTTCTGTTACTTTGACTTGCcagacagggaagggaagggaagaggaaaacgGTGTGACCAATTACACTTTGAAAGCTACCTACAGCTTTGCACAGAGGTAAACCATTTATCTGAGTCAAAGAGGTGGGCATCAAAGTAAAACTAGTCTCTCAATCACTTCATATTATATAGTAACAATGTCATGAAAGATGAGAGATAAAACATCTGTGCCACAAATTTACGTTCAACAAATACAAGTACTGAAATTGTCTTTTTTATATGAATACTGTTTctgcaaaggagagctctgtgctgtgagtgTATGCACCATCTGAGTGACCGAGGGCTTTTGAAGGGGAAACACAGAATGATGATGCTTTTGGCTGTAATTCAAAAATCAAAAGGCACGCTCAGACAACAGGGCCAATCAGTATTGCTGACTTATCTCTTTTTACAGCAGTTTATCCATCCGTGGAGGCCATACGCACTTGATTCTAGTCattgaatgaaaaacaaagtgcTTAATGGAGCTCTGCAGTACAGAGCTGAATAATTGCAGTCTGCAGGAGAACAGGAAGGGAGCTAAACCTCAAAAACAGTCTTCCTGATACCTATTGATTAGGGGGTGATAATGTTTAGTACATTATATTCAGAGCTCATTTGTTTATAGGAAACATTTTATTGAGCAAAGTAGTCTTTTAAGAAATCTGGGAGGTTCCATTTTCCAAGGCCATAAAACTCTTGTTCATTGTGATTAATGCTACTACACCAGTAACTGAACACATTAAGCTTAGAATATAAGAGCATCTGGAGTTTTGTTCCCAGGAACAGTAAGGGTCCATTGcctattttaatataaatgtgGATATAAATGTGCTCTACAGGAGAATAAATTGGTCAAGGTGTTTTGTCCTGAATTATAAGATCGCTCTGTATTAAAATCCTTGTTACCATGGCTTAAATATTCACTGATATTCTGAATTCATTTGACATTCCTTGCTGTCAGCAGAAAGACTCCAATAATCTGCCCTTTGAAATATGTCATCCATAGCTTAATGGGAAAGGCCATTAAAATTGTCTGTTCAGTGTAAGAACTTTTATCTCCTGATGATGGCATCTATTAAGTGAACCTCTAAATAAGCACATTTCAGTCAGAAGTATTAACCCATAgatgccttttatttttctccctgaaagCCCAAATGGTGATCAATAGCTGAGTCCTACCATTTGTTACAGTTACTACATTATTGCTAAATTCTCAGCTGATGTCCCTTGGGCTGCAGTGCAATCTAAAGTGGAGACGCCTGGTAGGTATGAACAGCCTTCAAGCATATTCTACATTTGATTACCTAGGAACTTGGTTATGGCTGCCCATCAAAACTGATTAATAGTAAgcactgacttttaaaaaatcatgaaaaacaATCATTTATAATCAAAAAAGTAGTCTCTTGAATGTCGTTCTTCTAAATCTAAAGTGGTTTTCATGATGATCTTATGACAAGAGTAAGAGAGTGCTAGTATCTCTGCTGTTACTGTTTCTTGCTTTTGGCACAGCAAGTCGCCTCCACCTTCTTGGTGTCTTGCCCTTTCTGAGTTTTCCcagctttcttcttcttttctgtcttccttccCTTGTGGTGTCTGACTTTTACATCATCTCTCCTTTGAAACTTATGACCAAGGTCATCATACTCTCCTCATTTAACCTCCTTTCAAAGCAACTTTCCCACAATTTGTTGTCTTTTATAACTGCTGTATTCATGACAACCTCTTCCCAAGAGAGTAACTCTGTGGCTACAGTTGAGCTGCCATGTCCTGAAAAGCTAGTAATCTTTTTAAT comes from Camarhynchus parvulus chromosome 2, STF_HiC, whole genome shotgun sequence and encodes:
- the FAM110B gene encoding protein FAM110B isoform X1; this translates as MPTETLPTGSMVKPVSPAVTFTSAVPLRILNKGPDYFRRQAEPNPKRLSAVERLEADKAKYVKSQEVINAKQEPVKPAVLAKPPVCPAAKRALGSPTLKVFSNNAKTESGVQRENLKLEILKNIINSSEGSSSGSGHKHGPRNWPPHRADSTELNRHSFAESLKVYPTQGRSSPQESSSNVSRRLLDQSAETFLHVSHSSSDIRKVTSAKPLKAIPCSSSAPPLPPKPKIAAIATLKSPEIEAVESGCGVSRRPSLQRSKSDLSDRYFRVDADVERFFNYCGLDPEELENLGMENFARANSDIISLNFRSASMISSDCEQSQDSNSDLRNDDSANDRVPYGISAIERNARIIKWLYSIKQARESQKVSHV